The following proteins are co-located in the Betta splendens chromosome 9, fBetSpl5.4, whole genome shotgun sequence genome:
- the shank3b gene encoding SH3 and multiple ankyrin repeat domains protein 3 isoform X7 yields MPLSPAADTKHDRPRQQAVTNGNPTGSAVARDDDADDTLSGNSIVVRIGIPDLQQTFRYKRRVYTQSYVDDKQLAKLHTKANLKRFMEHVHQKNVEKVSKWLEKGLDPNFHDSDSGECPLTLAVQLEESCDLIKVLRSGGAHLDFRTRDGITALHRAVLCRNSAALTTLLDLGASPDYKDSRGLTPLYHSAMVGGAPYCCELLLQDHATIGMTDENGWQEIHQACRYGNVQHLEHLLFYGADMSSQNASGNTALHLCALYNQDSCARVLLFRGANKDIKNYNNQTAFQVAIIAGNFDLAEIIKIHKASDVAVPFRETPSYTKRRRVGVTRTTAGNGLSSPRSLIRSASDNALESPASSPGPSLQSLETHHDTHTHSLRRQTRRLSPSGGGHVETSPPSSPPLTPQMRKRRLYSAVPGRTFIATRSHVPQGPGEIQLHRGERVKVLSIGEGGFWEGSVKGRTGWFPADCVEEVQMRQYDPRLETREDRTKRLFRHYTVGSYDNYTSYSDYVIEEKTAVLQKRESEGFGFVLRGAKAETPIEEFAPTPAFPALQYLESVDQGGVAWRAGLRTGDFLIEVNGTDVVKVGHRQVVSLIRQGGSRLLMKVVSVSRKSESNLLRKKATAPPPPKRAPSTSLTLRSKSMTADLEEIARRRRFEKLDEMLAGGQQEVVLRGRPSDDFRAATVKQRPTSRRITQAEINSLFERQGLVPPSAPEKSTMALPRGMSRTKSFGTPEDDRISALINESRFPRSSSLTDSFIPPPPQTAPPPPPSGSSTSSLFLLDSGPPPSFLPPPPPARGEGLTRSSFKPGAEPRLQELSDSPSRSHTHAERQRKARSMIILQDTPPPLQPPDAHAGITHTLHTATHTATHTLHTATHTSTLSLHSTSPALGHSPLSRRRGRPIENPYANVGQQAAPTKPQRRKSPLLKQLPVEEQGLGIKDHDPSKLDPGSPSRAELYQQQVLSERARVQGRRSSLFLSVEGAGSENQAPPLLTQSHSMDDLGELPPPAPVLSPSPTPHTFLHPLTGKPLDPSSPLALALAARERALTARTPSPEPRIKHSSASTTPIPTPAASPEGRHKRTPIATPQSSPEPRSKRTTPQTSPEQRTKRTTPQTSPEMRHKRMTPPLYPDGQVERPETEGGVTSPAAPSPERWRPSPLPQLANESHSALIDRRRSLTVGSSEEEGGAYTVTLPPALLSSSDEETREELRRIGLVTPPPAFASSPAPPPPSSLSLMPRRAGEGGGGETGSEALGRRGDEEEGDERLLDSASSPSSLPPSITLASPPAPTSPSSPPATHPSPSSASTSPSGLKPRLRSPIGRGRSALRDPLLKQSSDSELLPSAASSSPSSPLCSSPTSGGRQPRYLFQRRSKLWGGGDDRVDDRRGLSPEEGGGRPAALGGQSSGSAVDLTSRSASALELSGRAGSGLDLANRLQLLNKDSHSLGEEPSPLDPGRRSPVGGARCADSGECKSLFSSLGELHTISQRGFGTSYTVRPGSRYPVTRRSPSPSPSPSDRSMGLTSSSAPCSERPDLSSGRGLTILKSSSLSLPSEPKEVRFVMRSASARTRSRSPSPSPHASPCPSPVLSGPLLALRPWRQRPLNLWNKYDVGDWLESVGLGEHRQRFQEHEIEGSHLPALTKDDYVELGVTRLGHRINIERALRQLLDSST; encoded by the exons ATGCCTCTGAGTCCGGCTGCTGACACCAAACATGATCGCCCGCGGCAACAGGCGGTTACTAACGGCAACCCGACAGGCTCTGCTGTTGCCAGGGACGACGACGCAGATGACACACTCTCTGGAAACAGCATCGTTGTCCGCATTGGCATCCCGGACCTGCAGCAGACg tttcGCTATAAGAGGAGAGTTTACACACAGAGCTACGTGGACGACAAGCAGCTGGCTAAGTTACACACCAAG GCAAACCTGAAGCGTTTCATGGAACATGTCCATCAGAAGAATGTGGAGAAGGTTTCCAAGTGGCTGGAAAAAGGCCTGGACCCCAACTTCCATGACTCGGACAGTGGGG AGTGTCCCCTGACGCTGGCGGTGCAGCTGGAGGAAAGCTGCGACCTGATTAAAGTTCTGCGCAGTGGTGGAGCTCACCTGGACTTCAGAACCAGGGACGGTATCACCGCTCTGCACCGGGCCGTCCTCTGCAGAAACAGCGCCGCCCTCACC actTTGCTGGACCTTGGAGCGTCTCCAGACTACAAGGACAGCAGAGGTCTCACTCCTCTCTATCACTCTGCCATGGTTGGTGGCGCCCCCTATTGCTGCGAGCTGCTGCTACAGGACCACGCTACCATTG gGATGACTGATGAGAATGGGTGGCAGGAAATCCACCAG GCATGTCGCTATGGCAACGTGCAGCACTTGGAGCACTTGCTGTTCTATGGCGCTGACATGAGTTCCCAGAATGCATCAGGAAACACCGCACTACACCTGTGTGCTCTGTACAACCAG gaCAGTTGTGCCAGAGTACTGCTGTTCAGAGGAGCCAACAAGGACATCAAGAACTACAACAACCAGACGGCCTTCCAG gtggcgATCATTGCTGGGAACTTTGATCTTGCAGAAATCATAAAGATCCACAAAGCCTCTGACGTTG CAGTTCCCTTCAGAGAAACTCCGTCCTACACAAAGCGCCGCCGAGTCGGCGTGACCCGGACGACGGCTGGAAATGGTCTGTCGTCTCCTCGCTCCCTGATTCGCTCAGCGAGTGACAACGCTCTGGAAAGTCCCGCCTCCTCTCCCGGACCCTCTCTCCAAAGCCTGGAAACGCACCacgacacgcacacgcactcgcTCCGACGACAGACACGGCGCCTCAG CCCGAGTGGGGGAGGTCACGTGGAGACCAgccccccttcctctcccccACTGACCCCtcagatgaggaagaggaggctgtacaGCGCCGTACCAGGACGCACCTTCATCGCCACCCGCTCCCACGTCCCCCAGGGGCCCGGAGAGATCCAGCTGCACCGAGGAGAACGGGTCAAAG TTCTGTCTATAGGTGAAGGGGGGTTCTGGGAAGGAAGCGTCAAAGGGAGAACGGGCTGGTTTCCTGCCGACTGTGTGGAAGAAGTTCAGATGAGACAGTACGACCCAAGACTGG AGACGAGGGAGGACAGAACCAAGAGGCTGTTCAGACATTATACTGTGGGATCATATGACAACTACACCTCCTACAG TGACTACGTGATCGAGGAGAAGACGGCCGTGCTGCAgaagagggagagcgagggattCGGCTTCGTCCTCAGAGGAGCTAAAG CTGAGACGCCCATCGAAGAGTTCGCCCCCACCCCAGCGTTTCCTGCCCTGCAGTACCTGGAGTCAGTCGACCAGGGGGGCGTGGCCTGGAGGGCGGGGCTTCGTACCGGAGACTTCCTGATAGAG GTGAACGGTACCGACGTGGTGAAGGTGGGCCACCGGCAGGTCGTCTCTCTCATCCGACAGGGAGGAAGTCGACTCCTGATGAAGGTGGTCTCCGTTTCCAGGAAATCTGAATCCAACCTGCTGAGGAAGAAAG CAacggctccgcctcctcccaAACGGGCCCCCAGCACCTCACTGACGCTCCGATCCAAGTCCATGACCGCTGACCTGGAGGAGATAG ccaggaGGAGACGCTTCG AGAAACTGGACGAGATGTTGGCTGGGGGTCAACAGGAAGTGGTTCTGAGGGGTCGTCCGTCCGACGACTtcagagcagcaacagtcaAACAACGACCCACGAGCCGACGAATCACGCAGGCCGAGATTAAT TCTCTGTTCGAGCGTCAGGGTCTGGTTCCCCCCTCGGCTCCAGAGAAGAGCACCATGGCTTTACCCAGAGGGATGTCCAGGACCAAGAGCTTCG GCACTCCCGAGGACGACAGGATCTCAGCTCTCATCAACGAGAGTCGGTTTCCGCGGAGCTCGTCGCTGACCGACAGcttcatccctcctcctcctcagacagcgccgcctcctcctccttcaggttcctccacctcctcgctcTTCCTCCTCGACTCtgggcctcctccctccttcctcccgcctcctcccccggcCAGAGGAGAGGGGCTGACCCGCTCCAGCTTCAAGCCCGGAGCAGAACCCCGGCTGCAGGAGCTGTCGGACTCTCCGTCGAGGAGCCACACGCACGCGGAGCGGCAGCGGAAGGCGAGGTCCATGATCATCCTGCAGgacacgccgccgccgctgcagccgcctgACGCGCACGCGGGCATCACGCACACGCTTCACACGGCCACACACACCGCAACACACACCCTTCACACGGCCACGCACACCTCCACGCTGTCTCTCCACAGCACCAGCCCCGCCCTCGGCCACTCGCCGCTGTCGCGTCGCCGGGGGCGACCAATAGAAAACCCCTACGCTAACGTAGGGCAGCAGGCTGCGCCCACTAAACCCCAGAGGAGGAAGTCGCCTTTGTTGAAGCAACTTCCTGTTGAGGAGCAGG GCCTTGGAATCAAGGACCACGACCCGTCCAAGCTGGACCCAGGCAGCCCCAGCAGAGCCGAGCTgtaccagcagcaggtcctTTCAGAGCGTGCTCGAGTTCAGGGCCGTcgctcctccctcttcctgtcCGTGGAGGGAGCCGGCTCCGAAAACCAGGCGCCGCCCCTCCTGACCCAGAGCCATTCCATGGACGACCTGGGGGAGCTTCCGCCTCCTGCCCCGGTCCTCTCGCCTTCACCCACACCTCACACCTTCCTCCACCCGCTGACAGGAAAACCTCTAG ACCCCTCCTCTCCACTCGCTTTGGCTCTTGCTGCACGTGAACGAGCACTCACCGCCCGTACACCAAGCCCCGAGCCTCGAATCAAACACTCCTCAGCCTCTACCACGCCCATCCCCACCCCGGCAGCCAGCCCAGAGGGTCGTCACAAGCGCACCCCTATCGCCACCCCGCAGAGCAGCCCCGAGCCACGATCGAAGCGCACCACCCCGCAGACCAGTCCGGAGCAGCGAACCAAACGCACCACTCCTCAGACCAGCCCTGAGATGAGGCACAAACGCATGACCCCGCCCCTCTACCCTGACGGACAGGTGGAACGTccagagacagaaggaggagtaaCATCACCTGCTGCCCCCTCCCCTGAGCGCTGGAGGCCCTCCCCTTTGCCACAACTAGCCAACGAGAGTCACTCTGCCTTGATTGACAGGCGTAGAAGCCTCACGGTGGGCAGCTCAGAAGAGGAGGGCGGAGCTTACACCGTGACCCTCCCACCAGCTTTACTGTCATCCAGTGACGAAGAGACACGAGAGGAGCTTCGCAGAATCGGGCTGGTGACTCCCCCGCCTGCGTTTGCCAGttctcctgctccgcctcccccgtcctccctcaGTCTCATGCCACGAcgagctggagagggagggggaggagagactGGTTCCGAAGCTCTGGGCAGACGGGGCGATGAGGAGGAAGGCGATGAGAGACTCCTTGATAGCGCCTCCTCTCCcagctctctccctccctccatcaccttggcctcccctcctgctccaaCCTCACCCTCTTCTCCACCAGCTACTCAcccgtctccctcctcagcctccacatCCCCATCGGGTCTAAAGCCTCGTCTTCGCTCTCCAATCGGACGAGGGCGCTCAGCACTTCGGGACCCGCTGCTGAAGCAGTCGTCCGACAGCGAGCTCCTCCCGTCGGCTgcatcctcctccccctcctctccgctcTGTTCCTCCCCCACCAGCGGTGGCCGACAGCCTCGCTACCTGTTCCAGAGGAGGTCCAAGCTGTGGGGCGGAGGGGATGACCGCGTGGACGACCGGCGGGGCCTTAgcccagaggaaggaggaggccgTCCTGCAGCACTGGGAGGTCAGAGTTCAGGCTCAGCTGTGGACCTCACCAGCCGCTCTGCATCCGCTCTGGAGCTGAGTGGCAGGGCCGGATCCGGACTGGACCTGGCCAATCGGCTACAACTGCTCAACAAAGACAGTCACTCTCTGGGGGAGGAGCCGAGTCCCCTGGATCCGGGCCGGAGGTCCCCGGTCGGCGGTGCCAG ATGTGCAGACAGTGGAGAGTGTAAATC GTTGTTCTCCAGTCTGGGTGAACTTCACACCATCTCCCAGCGAGGATTCGGCACCAGCTACACAGTTCGACCAGGAAGCCGCTACCCTGTCACCCGCCGCagtccctccccctccccctccccctctgacAGGTCTATGGGCCTGACCTCCTCATCTGCCCCCTGCTCCGAAAGGCCTGATCTGAGCTCAGGTCGAGGTCTGACCATCCTGAAGTCATCTAGTCTTAGTCTCCCATCAGAACCCAAGGAGGTTCGGTTCGTGATGCGAAGTGCCAGCGCACGAACCCGGtcccgctccccctccccctcccctcacgCCTCCCCCTGCCCCTCTCCTGTGCTCAGCGGGCCCCTGTTAGCTCTTCGACCCTGGAGGCAGCGGCCCCTCAACTTGTGGAATAAGTATGACGTGGGCGACTGGCTGGAGAGCGTGGGCCTGGGTGAACACCGCCAGCGCTTCCAGGAGCACGAGATCGAAGGCTCCCACCTTCCCGCCCTCACCAAGGACGACTACGTGGAGCTGGGCGTGACCAGACTGGGCCATCGGATCAACATTGAGAGGGCCCTCAGACAACTGCTGGACAGCTCCACTTGA
- the shank3b gene encoding SH3 and multiple ankyrin repeat domains protein 3 isoform X10, translating to MPLSPAADTKHDRPRQQAVTNGNPTGSAVARDDDADDTLSGNSIVVRIGIPDLQQTKCLRLDPELPVWTSKQRVLVTLTQSLSDVLNYGLFQPAFNGRAGKFLDEERLLKEYPLPPITPIPYLEFRYKRRVYTQSYVDDKQLAKLHTKANLKRFMEHVHQKNVEKVSKWLEKGLDPNFHDSDSGECPLTLAVQLEESCDLIKVLRSGGAHLDFRTRDGITALHRAVLCRNSAALTTLLDLGASPDYKDSRGLTPLYHSAMVGGAPYCCELLLQDHATIGMTDENGWQEIHQACRYGNVQHLEHLLFYGADMSSQNASGNTALHLCALYNQDSCARVLLFRGANKDIKNYNNQTAFQVAIIAGNFDLAEIIKIHKASDVVPFRETPSYTKRRRVGVTRTTAGNGLSSPRSLIRSASDNALESPASSPGPSLQSLETHHDTHTHSLRRQTRRLSPSGGGHVETSPPSSPPLTPQMRKRRLYSAVPGRTFIATRSHVPQGPGEIQLHRGERVKVLSIGEGGFWEGSVKGRTGWFPADCVEEVQMRQYDPRLETREDRTKRLFRHYTVGSYDNYTSYSDYVIEEKTAVLQKRESEGFGFVLRGAKAETPIEEFAPTPAFPALQYLESVDQGGVAWRAGLRTGDFLIEVNGTDVVKVGHRQVVSLIRQGGSRLLMKVVSVSRKSESNLLRKKATAPPPPKRAPSTSLTLRSKSMTADLEEIEKLDEMLAGGQQEVVLRGRPSDDFRAATVKQRPTSRRITQAEINSLFERQGLVPPSAPEKSTMALPRGMSRTKSFGTPEDDRISALINESRFPRSSSLTDSFIPPPPQTAPPPPPSGSSTSSLFLLDSGPPPSFLPPPPPARGEGLTRSSFKPGAEPRLQELSDSPSRSHTHAERQRKARSMIILQDTPPPLQPPDAHAGITHTLHTATHTATHTLHTATHTSTLSLHSTSPALGHSPLSRRRGRPIENPYANVGQQAAPTKPQRRKSPLLKQLPVEEQGLGIKDHDPSKLDPGSPSRAELYQQQVLSERARVQGRRSSLFLSVEGAGSENQAPPLLTQSHSMDDLGELPPPAPVLSPSPTPHTFLHPLTGKPLDPSSPLALALAARERALTARTPSPEPRIKHSSASTTPIPTPAASPEGRHKRTPIATPQSSPEPRSKRTTPQTSPEQRTKRTTPQTSPEMRHKRMTPPLYPDGQVERPETEGGVTSPAAPSPERWRPSPLPQLANESHSALIDRRRSLTVGSSEEEGGAYTVTLPPALLSSSDEETREELRRIGLVTPPPAFASSPAPPPPSSLSLMPRRAGEGGGGETGSEALGRRGDEEEGDERLLDSASSPSSLPPSITLASPPAPTSPSSPPATHPSPSSASTSPSGLKPRLRSPIGRGRSALRDPLLKQSSDSELLPSAASSSPSSPLCSSPTSGGRQPRYLFQRRSKLWGGGDDRVDDRRGLSPEEGGGRPAALGGQSSGSAVDLTSRSASALELSGRAGSGLDLANRLQLLNKDSHSLGEEPSPLDPGRRSPVGGARCADSGECKSLFSSLGELHTISQRGFGTSYTVRPGSRYPVTRRSPSPSPSPSDRSMGLTSSSAPCSERPDLSSGRGLTILKSSSLSLPSEPKEVRFVMRSASARTRSRSPSPSPHASPCPSPVLSGPLLALRPWRQRPLNLWNKYDVGDWLESVGLGEHRQRFQEHEIEGSHLPALTKDDYVELGVTRLGHRINIERALRQLLDSST from the exons ATGCCTCTGAGTCCGGCTGCTGACACCAAACATGATCGCCCGCGGCAACAGGCGGTTACTAACGGCAACCCGACAGGCTCTGCTGTTGCCAGGGACGACGACGCAGATGACACACTCTCTGGAAACAGCATCGTTGTCCGCATTGGCATCCCGGACCTGCAGCAGACg AAGTGTTTGCGGTTGGACCCAGAGTTACCAGTTTGGACCAGTAAGCAGAGGGTTCTGGTGACCTTGACTCAGTCTCTGTCGGATGTTTTGAACTATGGTCTCTTCCAGCCGGCGTTTAATGGCCGAGCCGGAAAGTTTCTGGACGAGGAGCGGCTGCTGAAGGAGTATCCCCTCCCTCCCATTACACCCATCCCCTACCTGGAG tttcGCTATAAGAGGAGAGTTTACACACAGAGCTACGTGGACGACAAGCAGCTGGCTAAGTTACACACCAAG GCAAACCTGAAGCGTTTCATGGAACATGTCCATCAGAAGAATGTGGAGAAGGTTTCCAAGTGGCTGGAAAAAGGCCTGGACCCCAACTTCCATGACTCGGACAGTGGGG AGTGTCCCCTGACGCTGGCGGTGCAGCTGGAGGAAAGCTGCGACCTGATTAAAGTTCTGCGCAGTGGTGGAGCTCACCTGGACTTCAGAACCAGGGACGGTATCACCGCTCTGCACCGGGCCGTCCTCTGCAGAAACAGCGCCGCCCTCACC actTTGCTGGACCTTGGAGCGTCTCCAGACTACAAGGACAGCAGAGGTCTCACTCCTCTCTATCACTCTGCCATGGTTGGTGGCGCCCCCTATTGCTGCGAGCTGCTGCTACAGGACCACGCTACCATTG gGATGACTGATGAGAATGGGTGGCAGGAAATCCACCAG GCATGTCGCTATGGCAACGTGCAGCACTTGGAGCACTTGCTGTTCTATGGCGCTGACATGAGTTCCCAGAATGCATCAGGAAACACCGCACTACACCTGTGTGCTCTGTACAACCAG gaCAGTTGTGCCAGAGTACTGCTGTTCAGAGGAGCCAACAAGGACATCAAGAACTACAACAACCAGACGGCCTTCCAG gtggcgATCATTGCTGGGAACTTTGATCTTGCAGAAATCATAAAGATCCACAAAGCCTCTGACGTTG TTCCCTTCAGAGAAACTCCGTCCTACACAAAGCGCCGCCGAGTCGGCGTGACCCGGACGACGGCTGGAAATGGTCTGTCGTCTCCTCGCTCCCTGATTCGCTCAGCGAGTGACAACGCTCTGGAAAGTCCCGCCTCCTCTCCCGGACCCTCTCTCCAAAGCCTGGAAACGCACCacgacacgcacacgcactcgcTCCGACGACAGACACGGCGCCTCAG CCCGAGTGGGGGAGGTCACGTGGAGACCAgccccccttcctctcccccACTGACCCCtcagatgaggaagaggaggctgtacaGCGCCGTACCAGGACGCACCTTCATCGCCACCCGCTCCCACGTCCCCCAGGGGCCCGGAGAGATCCAGCTGCACCGAGGAGAACGGGTCAAAG TTCTGTCTATAGGTGAAGGGGGGTTCTGGGAAGGAAGCGTCAAAGGGAGAACGGGCTGGTTTCCTGCCGACTGTGTGGAAGAAGTTCAGATGAGACAGTACGACCCAAGACTGG AGACGAGGGAGGACAGAACCAAGAGGCTGTTCAGACATTATACTGTGGGATCATATGACAACTACACCTCCTACAG TGACTACGTGATCGAGGAGAAGACGGCCGTGCTGCAgaagagggagagcgagggattCGGCTTCGTCCTCAGAGGAGCTAAAG CTGAGACGCCCATCGAAGAGTTCGCCCCCACCCCAGCGTTTCCTGCCCTGCAGTACCTGGAGTCAGTCGACCAGGGGGGCGTGGCCTGGAGGGCGGGGCTTCGTACCGGAGACTTCCTGATAGAG GTGAACGGTACCGACGTGGTGAAGGTGGGCCACCGGCAGGTCGTCTCTCTCATCCGACAGGGAGGAAGTCGACTCCTGATGAAGGTGGTCTCCGTTTCCAGGAAATCTGAATCCAACCTGCTGAGGAAGAAAG CAacggctccgcctcctcccaAACGGGCCCCCAGCACCTCACTGACGCTCCGATCCAAGTCCATGACCGCTGACCTGGAGGAGATAG AGAAACTGGACGAGATGTTGGCTGGGGGTCAACAGGAAGTGGTTCTGAGGGGTCGTCCGTCCGACGACTtcagagcagcaacagtcaAACAACGACCCACGAGCCGACGAATCACGCAGGCCGAGATTAAT TCTCTGTTCGAGCGTCAGGGTCTGGTTCCCCCCTCGGCTCCAGAGAAGAGCACCATGGCTTTACCCAGAGGGATGTCCAGGACCAAGAGCTTCG GCACTCCCGAGGACGACAGGATCTCAGCTCTCATCAACGAGAGTCGGTTTCCGCGGAGCTCGTCGCTGACCGACAGcttcatccctcctcctcctcagacagcgccgcctcctcctccttcaggttcctccacctcctcgctcTTCCTCCTCGACTCtgggcctcctccctccttcctcccgcctcctcccccggcCAGAGGAGAGGGGCTGACCCGCTCCAGCTTCAAGCCCGGAGCAGAACCCCGGCTGCAGGAGCTGTCGGACTCTCCGTCGAGGAGCCACACGCACGCGGAGCGGCAGCGGAAGGCGAGGTCCATGATCATCCTGCAGgacacgccgccgccgctgcagccgcctgACGCGCACGCGGGCATCACGCACACGCTTCACACGGCCACACACACCGCAACACACACCCTTCACACGGCCACGCACACCTCCACGCTGTCTCTCCACAGCACCAGCCCCGCCCTCGGCCACTCGCCGCTGTCGCGTCGCCGGGGGCGACCAATAGAAAACCCCTACGCTAACGTAGGGCAGCAGGCTGCGCCCACTAAACCCCAGAGGAGGAAGTCGCCTTTGTTGAAGCAACTTCCTGTTGAGGAGCAGG GCCTTGGAATCAAGGACCACGACCCGTCCAAGCTGGACCCAGGCAGCCCCAGCAGAGCCGAGCTgtaccagcagcaggtcctTTCAGAGCGTGCTCGAGTTCAGGGCCGTcgctcctccctcttcctgtcCGTGGAGGGAGCCGGCTCCGAAAACCAGGCGCCGCCCCTCCTGACCCAGAGCCATTCCATGGACGACCTGGGGGAGCTTCCGCCTCCTGCCCCGGTCCTCTCGCCTTCACCCACACCTCACACCTTCCTCCACCCGCTGACAGGAAAACCTCTAG ACCCCTCCTCTCCACTCGCTTTGGCTCTTGCTGCACGTGAACGAGCACTCACCGCCCGTACACCAAGCCCCGAGCCTCGAATCAAACACTCCTCAGCCTCTACCACGCCCATCCCCACCCCGGCAGCCAGCCCAGAGGGTCGTCACAAGCGCACCCCTATCGCCACCCCGCAGAGCAGCCCCGAGCCACGATCGAAGCGCACCACCCCGCAGACCAGTCCGGAGCAGCGAACCAAACGCACCACTCCTCAGACCAGCCCTGAGATGAGGCACAAACGCATGACCCCGCCCCTCTACCCTGACGGACAGGTGGAACGTccagagacagaaggaggagtaaCATCACCTGCTGCCCCCTCCCCTGAGCGCTGGAGGCCCTCCCCTTTGCCACAACTAGCCAACGAGAGTCACTCTGCCTTGATTGACAGGCGTAGAAGCCTCACGGTGGGCAGCTCAGAAGAGGAGGGCGGAGCTTACACCGTGACCCTCCCACCAGCTTTACTGTCATCCAGTGACGAAGAGACACGAGAGGAGCTTCGCAGAATCGGGCTGGTGACTCCCCCGCCTGCGTTTGCCAGttctcctgctccgcctcccccgtcctccctcaGTCTCATGCCACGAcgagctggagagggagggggaggagagactGGTTCCGAAGCTCTGGGCAGACGGGGCGATGAGGAGGAAGGCGATGAGAGACTCCTTGATAGCGCCTCCTCTCCcagctctctccctccctccatcaccttggcctcccctcctgctccaaCCTCACCCTCTTCTCCACCAGCTACTCAcccgtctccctcctcagcctccacatCCCCATCGGGTCTAAAGCCTCGTCTTCGCTCTCCAATCGGACGAGGGCGCTCAGCACTTCGGGACCCGCTGCTGAAGCAGTCGTCCGACAGCGAGCTCCTCCCGTCGGCTgcatcctcctccccctcctctccgctcTGTTCCTCCCCCACCAGCGGTGGCCGACAGCCTCGCTACCTGTTCCAGAGGAGGTCCAAGCTGTGGGGCGGAGGGGATGACCGCGTGGACGACCGGCGGGGCCTTAgcccagaggaaggaggaggccgTCCTGCAGCACTGGGAGGTCAGAGTTCAGGCTCAGCTGTGGACCTCACCAGCCGCTCTGCATCCGCTCTGGAGCTGAGTGGCAGGGCCGGATCCGGACTGGACCTGGCCAATCGGCTACAACTGCTCAACAAAGACAGTCACTCTCTGGGGGAGGAGCCGAGTCCCCTGGATCCGGGCCGGAGGTCCCCGGTCGGCGGTGCCAG ATGTGCAGACAGTGGAGAGTGTAAATC GTTGTTCTCCAGTCTGGGTGAACTTCACACCATCTCCCAGCGAGGATTCGGCACCAGCTACACAGTTCGACCAGGAAGCCGCTACCCTGTCACCCGCCGCagtccctccccctccccctccccctctgacAGGTCTATGGGCCTGACCTCCTCATCTGCCCCCTGCTCCGAAAGGCCTGATCTGAGCTCAGGTCGAGGTCTGACCATCCTGAAGTCATCTAGTCTTAGTCTCCCATCAGAACCCAAGGAGGTTCGGTTCGTGATGCGAAGTGCCAGCGCACGAACCCGGtcccgctccccctccccctcccctcacgCCTCCCCCTGCCCCTCTCCTGTGCTCAGCGGGCCCCTGTTAGCTCTTCGACCCTGGAGGCAGCGGCCCCTCAACTTGTGGAATAAGTATGACGTGGGCGACTGGCTGGAGAGCGTGGGCCTGGGTGAACACCGCCAGCGCTTCCAGGAGCACGAGATCGAAGGCTCCCACCTTCCCGCCCTCACCAAGGACGACTACGTGGAGCTGGGCGTGACCAGACTGGGCCATCGGATCAACATTGAGAGGGCCCTCAGACAACTGCTGGACAGCTCCACTTGA